The following are from one region of the Arthrobacter sp. KBS0703 genome:
- a CDS encoding sigma-70 family RNA polymerase sigma factor — protein sequence MADQQDEMLRLLHETYAPALWRFVSGLTRDHAAAEDIVQETLIRLWKHPAVLQRPEPAVRSWLFTVARHLVIDDRRSARKQHEVPGDSLPETAAADQTDRILDTWLIGDALAGLSPEHRDVIMHAYYHGETTSEIAQKLHVAEGTVKSRLHYALRAMRLALQERGVTL from the coding sequence ATGGCTGATCAGCAGGATGAGATGCTTCGTTTGCTGCACGAGACCTATGCTCCCGCTCTATGGCGATTCGTCAGCGGTCTCACCAGGGACCATGCCGCGGCCGAGGACATCGTGCAGGAGACCCTGATCCGCCTCTGGAAGCATCCGGCCGTGTTGCAGCGTCCGGAGCCGGCGGTCCGCTCCTGGCTCTTCACCGTCGCCCGACATCTGGTCATCGATGACCGGCGCAGCGCCCGCAAGCAGCACGAAGTCCCTGGCGACAGTCTGCCCGAGACGGCGGCGGCGGATCAAACCGATCGGATCCTCGATACGTGGCTGATAGGAGACGCCCTCGCTGGCCTCTCCCCCGAGCACCGGGACGTCATAATGCACGCCTACTATCACGGCGAAACCACGTCAGAAATCGCCCAAAAACTCCACGTTGCCGAGGGCACGGTGAAGTCCAGGCTCCACTATGCGCTCCGGGCAATGCGGCTGGCCCTCCAGGAACGGGGAGTCACACTATGA
- a CDS encoding anti-sigma factor, with protein MISNGMDRYRQWDAAYVLGSLNSSERHEFEEHLARCDACTAAVVDLAGLPGLLAALTPADAEAINDGTAAPSPNMLPGLTAKVRRRRKRTRLAVAALVLGASAIASGLTVMLTAPAPPAGQIQPTTAINLKFAPVAPTQLSATGSLTAVPWGTRIDWTCRYTSSPGNLPPQSDSGDSGFAEYALVIVDFHGTRTQVATWAAGSGTEVTPAATTSLPVAQIGSIEIRSLASGKTILAAKL; from the coding sequence ATGATTTCGAACGGGATGGACAGGTACCGCCAGTGGGACGCCGCCTATGTTCTGGGATCCCTCAACTCCTCGGAACGCCACGAGTTCGAGGAGCACCTCGCGCGATGCGATGCCTGCACCGCCGCCGTCGTGGATCTCGCGGGGCTCCCCGGCCTGCTGGCCGCGCTGACTCCGGCGGACGCAGAAGCGATCAACGATGGCACGGCTGCGCCCTCCCCGAACATGCTTCCAGGGCTGACTGCAAAGGTTCGGCGGCGCCGGAAGAGGACGCGCCTGGCCGTCGCCGCGCTGGTACTCGGGGCCAGTGCGATAGCCTCGGGCCTGACGGTGATGCTCACTGCTCCGGCGCCACCTGCCGGGCAGATCCAGCCCACCACGGCAATCAATCTGAAGTTTGCGCCGGTCGCTCCCACCCAACTGAGCGCCACAGGGTCCCTCACCGCGGTGCCTTGGGGAACACGGATCGACTGGACATGCCGTTACACGTCTTCCCCGGGCAACCTTCCCCCTCAATCGGACTCCGGCGATTCTGGCTTCGCGGAGTATGCACTGGTCATCGTGGACTTCCACGGCACAAGAACCCAGGTCGCGACTTGGGCAGCGGGATCAGGGACAGAAGTGACTCCCGCCGCAACCACCAGCCTCCCGGTAGCCCAGATAGGCAGCATTGAGATCCGCTCGCTCGCCAGTGGAAAGACGATCCTGGCGGCCAAGCTATAG
- a CDS encoding phosphotransferase — MDVLLDVGNFTTPRILRQSSQEDVIVFSAIAGQTLNELGREDAAVGDEAFAGAWEKWSRAWVAELNGSHGPAAQSVLDSLPLRSPEWEATKMCRRVDDWLRHNENAPEFSPQRDALRAAAEHVAVNLLRTAPDPLVWAHGDLYDRQIIVSDGDIPPGLLDFDSTARHEAARDLAGLDVRLELHLRNNRMTPERYLTAHTQVLATAEELRVSPDRFDAYSDAVWLRLALSPLPGRFSLAIGVLAERAEKVLRQ; from the coding sequence ATGGACGTCCTACTGGACGTCGGCAACTTCACAACACCCAGAATCCTCCGGCAGAGCTCCCAGGAGGACGTCATCGTATTTAGCGCCATCGCGGGACAGACTCTGAACGAGCTGGGCCGGGAGGACGCCGCCGTCGGCGATGAAGCGTTCGCCGGGGCGTGGGAGAAATGGTCGCGGGCCTGGGTCGCGGAACTGAACGGATCCCATGGTCCCGCAGCGCAAAGCGTTCTCGACAGCCTTCCGCTCCGTTCACCGGAGTGGGAAGCCACGAAAATGTGTCGCCGGGTGGACGACTGGCTGCGGCACAATGAAAACGCCCCGGAGTTCTCGCCTCAGCGCGATGCCTTGCGCGCCGCTGCGGAGCATGTGGCCGTGAACCTGCTCCGGACGGCACCGGATCCGCTGGTGTGGGCCCACGGAGACCTTTACGACAGGCAGATCATCGTTTCCGACGGCGACATCCCGCCCGGGTTGCTGGACTTCGACAGTACGGCCCGGCACGAGGCCGCCCGGGATCTGGCCGGCCTGGACGTCCGTCTGGAGCTTCATCTACGAAACAACCGCATGACGCCCGAACGATATCTGACGGCTCACACGCAGGTGCTGGCCACCGCCGAGGAACTGCGCGTCAGTCCGGACCGGTTCGATGCGTACTCGGACGCCGTCTGGCTCCGTCTGGCACTTTCTCCGCTACCTGGCCGCTTCTCCCTGGCCATCGGCGTCCTCGCGGAACGGGCCGAAAAGGTACTGAGACAGTGA
- a CDS encoding ABC transporter ATP-binding protein: MSTSSRTGRAPETGPTAVVRPAGPAGSAERPAGPPRPPMGPGRGGPFAGMNVPAEKAMNFGASARRLLGTLQPERLWLVLVLALAVASVAFSVIGPRLLGEGTNLIFAGVVSKNLPAGVSKADVIAGLRAAGKDSQADMIGAMTLTPGTGIDFAALLSVLLWALALYVLASAFGWIQAYVLNGVVQRTVYRLREQIEAKIHRLPLRYFDSIQRGELLSRVTNDVDNISQSLQQSISQAVTSLLTVVGVLVMMFLLSPVLALIALVTVPLTLVTTALIAKRSQKLFVAQWKHTGELNGQIEETYTGHALVKVFGRQREVEERFREKNGELFAASFGAQFISGLIMPALTFIGNLVYVGIAVVGGLQVASGAMQLGDVQAFIQYSRQFTQPLAQLGSMANLLQSGVASAERVFELLDTDEQSPDPAPAESPNGGRGRLVFGDVSFSYSPDKPLISSLSLVAEPGQTVAIVGPTGAGKTTLVNLMMRFYELDAGRITLDGVDVTAMTRHELRSRMGMVLQDTWLFGGTIRDNIAYGRPTATEAEILEAAQATYVDRFVHSLPEGYDTVLEDEGSNVSAGEKQLLTIARAFLARPSVLILDEATSSVDTRTEVLVQKAMSALRSDRTSFVIAHRLSTIRDADLILVMEAGQIVEQGTHASLLLAGGAYSALYAAQFAAPVAEV, from the coding sequence ATGAGCACCTCCAGCCGCACCGGGCGGGCCCCGGAAACCGGGCCCACCGCCGTCGTACGTCCTGCGGGTCCGGCGGGGAGCGCGGAACGGCCAGCAGGCCCGCCGCGGCCTCCGATGGGGCCGGGCAGGGGAGGGCCGTTCGCCGGGATGAATGTGCCGGCGGAGAAGGCGATGAACTTCGGGGCGTCGGCCAGGCGGCTGCTGGGGACGCTGCAGCCCGAGCGGCTGTGGCTGGTGCTGGTCCTGGCGCTCGCCGTGGCGAGCGTGGCGTTCTCGGTGATCGGACCGCGGCTGCTGGGGGAGGGCACCAACCTGATCTTCGCCGGCGTGGTCTCCAAGAACCTGCCGGCCGGGGTGAGCAAGGCGGACGTGATCGCGGGGCTGCGGGCGGCCGGCAAGGATTCACAGGCGGACATGATCGGCGCCATGACGCTGACGCCGGGGACGGGAATCGACTTCGCGGCGCTGCTCTCGGTGCTGCTGTGGGCGCTGGCGCTGTATGTGCTGGCGTCGGCGTTCGGCTGGATCCAGGCGTACGTGCTCAACGGCGTGGTGCAGCGGACGGTGTACCGGCTGCGCGAGCAGATCGAGGCGAAGATCCACCGGCTGCCGCTGCGGTACTTCGATTCGATCCAGCGCGGCGAGCTGCTGAGCCGGGTGACGAACGATGTGGACAACATCTCGCAGAGTCTGCAGCAGTCGATCTCCCAGGCGGTCACGTCGTTGCTCACCGTGGTGGGCGTGCTGGTGATGATGTTCCTGCTCTCCCCGGTGCTGGCGCTGATTGCGCTGGTGACGGTGCCGCTGACGCTGGTGACCACGGCGCTGATCGCGAAGAGGTCGCAGAAGCTGTTCGTGGCGCAATGGAAGCACACGGGAGAGCTGAACGGGCAGATCGAGGAGACGTACACGGGGCACGCGCTGGTGAAGGTGTTCGGCCGGCAGCGGGAGGTGGAGGAGCGGTTCCGGGAGAAGAACGGTGAACTGTTCGCGGCGAGCTTCGGGGCACAGTTCATCAGCGGCCTGATCATGCCGGCGCTGACGTTCATCGGGAACCTGGTGTACGTGGGGATCGCCGTGGTGGGCGGGCTGCAGGTGGCGTCCGGGGCGATGCAGCTGGGCGACGTGCAGGCGTTCATCCAGTACTCGCGGCAGTTCACCCAGCCGCTGGCCCAGCTGGGGTCCATGGCCAACCTGCTGCAGTCCGGCGTGGCGTCCGCGGAGCGGGTGTTCGAGCTGCTGGACACGGACGAGCAGAGCCCGGATCCGGCGCCTGCTGAGTCGCCGAACGGCGGGCGGGGCAGGCTGGTGTTCGGCGACGTCTCGTTCTCCTATTCGCCGGACAAGCCGCTGATCTCTTCCCTTTCTTTGGTGGCGGAGCCGGGGCAGACGGTGGCGATCGTGGGCCCGACGGGTGCGGGCAAGACCACCCTGGTGAACCTGATGATGAGGTTCTATGAACTGGATGCGGGGCGGATAACGCTCGACGGCGTGGACGTCACCGCGATGACGCGGCACGAGCTGCGCTCGCGGATGGGCATGGTGCTGCAGGATACGTGGCTGTTCGGCGGGACGATCCGGGACAACATCGCCTACGGCCGGCCCACTGCCACCGAGGCGGAGATTCTGGAGGCGGCGCAGGCGACGTATGTGGACCGGTTCGTGCACTCCCTGCCGGAGGGGTACGACACCGTGCTGGAAGACGAGGGTTCCAACGTTTCGGCCGGCGAGAAGCAGCTGCTGACGATCGCGCGGGCGTTCCTGGCCCGGCCGTCGGTGCTGATCCTGGACGAGGCGACTTCTTCCGTGGATACGCGGACCGAGGTACTGGTGCAGAAGGCGATGAGCGCTTTGCGCTCGGATAGGACGAGCTTCGTGATCGCGCACCGGCTGTCCACCATCCGCGACGCCGACCTCATCCTGGTGATGGAGGCAGGCCAGATCGTGGAGCAGGGCACGCATGCTTCCCTGTTGTTGGCCGGCGGGGCTTACTCGGCGCTGTACGCGGCGCAGTTCGCGGCTCCGGTGGCGGAGGTCTAA
- a CDS encoding ABC transporter ATP-binding protein, with protein MLWKLLVEYLRPQRRLLIAVVVFQLAQSIASLYLPTLNADIIDEGVAKGDTGYILRVGSLMLFITLLQIACAVTAVYFGAKAAMGMGRDLRGAIFTRVGEFSEQEVTRFGAPSLITRSTNDVQQVQQLVLMSATLMVAAPMLSIGGVIMAVRQDAQLSWLIAVSVPVLLIGVGFIVSRMVPLFRSMQVRIDTVNRVLREQLAGIRVVRAFVREDLETDRFAQANADVTETALRAGRLMALAFPVVMLVLNVSSVAVIWFGAFRIEDGSMQVGTLIAFLSYLLQILMSVMMATFMAVMIPRAAVSADRIGEVLETESSVRPPARPLGFAGAGGGPGAVGTGELEMRGVRFAYPGAQQPVLSNITFTARAGRTTAIIGSTGSGKTTLVNLMPRLFDASGGTVLMGGVDVRELHPDLLWGHIGLVPQRPYLFSGTVRSNLLYGKPDATEDELWGALATAQAQDFVREMEGGLDAPISQGGTNLSGGQRQRLAIARALVKRPELYIFDDSFSSLDTATDARLRQALKHDTSGATLVIIAQRVSSIIDADQILVLDDGRIVGRGTHGELLETSETYREIVSSQLAAEEAA; from the coding sequence ATGCTCTGGAAGCTGCTCGTTGAATACCTGCGGCCGCAGCGGCGGCTGCTGATCGCCGTCGTGGTTTTCCAGCTGGCGCAGTCCATCGCCTCGCTGTACCTGCCCACGCTGAACGCGGACATCATCGACGAAGGCGTGGCGAAGGGGGACACCGGGTACATCCTGCGGGTGGGCAGCCTCATGCTGTTCATCACGCTGCTGCAGATCGCCTGCGCCGTCACCGCCGTGTACTTCGGGGCGAAGGCCGCGATGGGCATGGGGCGGGACCTGCGCGGGGCCATCTTCACCCGGGTGGGCGAGTTCTCCGAGCAGGAAGTCACCCGGTTCGGCGCCCCGAGCCTCATCACCCGCTCCACCAACGACGTCCAGCAGGTCCAGCAGCTGGTGCTGATGTCCGCCACGCTCATGGTGGCCGCGCCCATGCTCAGCATCGGCGGCGTGATCATGGCCGTCCGGCAGGACGCGCAGCTGTCCTGGCTGATCGCCGTCAGCGTGCCCGTGCTGCTGATCGGCGTCGGCTTCATCGTCAGCCGGATGGTGCCGCTGTTCCGCAGCATGCAGGTCCGGATCGACACCGTCAACCGCGTGCTCCGCGAGCAGCTGGCCGGCATCCGCGTGGTGCGGGCGTTCGTGCGGGAGGATCTGGAGACCGACCGCTTCGCGCAGGCCAACGCGGACGTCACGGAGACCGCCCTGCGCGCGGGCCGGCTGATGGCGCTCGCCTTCCCGGTGGTGATGCTGGTGCTGAACGTCTCCAGCGTGGCGGTGATCTGGTTCGGCGCGTTCCGGATTGAGGACGGCTCCATGCAGGTGGGCACCCTCATCGCGTTCCTCAGCTACCTGCTGCAGATCCTGATGTCCGTCATGATGGCCACGTTCATGGCCGTGATGATCCCGCGCGCCGCCGTTTCCGCGGACCGGATCGGCGAGGTGCTGGAGACGGAATCGTCCGTGCGCCCGCCGGCCCGCCCGCTTGGCTTTGCCGGCGCGGGCGGCGGGCCGGGCGCCGTCGGCACCGGCGAGCTGGAGATGCGCGGCGTCCGCTTTGCGTACCCCGGCGCCCAGCAGCCCGTCCTCAGCAACATCACCTTCACCGCCCGCGCGGGGCGGACGACGGCGATCATCGGCAGCACGGGGTCGGGGAAAACCACGCTGGTGAACCTGATGCCCCGGCTCTTCGATGCGAGCGGCGGCACGGTGCTCATGGGCGGGGTGGACGTGCGCGAGCTGCACCCGGACCTGCTGTGGGGGCACATCGGGCTGGTGCCGCAGCGGCCGTACCTGTTCTCCGGCACGGTTCGCAGCAACCTGCTGTACGGTAAGCCGGACGCCACGGAGGACGAACTCTGGGGTGCGCTGGCCACGGCCCAGGCGCAGGACTTCGTCCGGGAGATGGAGGGCGGCCTGGATGCGCCCATCTCGCAGGGCGGCACCAACTTGTCCGGCGGCCAGCGGCAGCGGCTGGCCATTGCCCGGGCGCTGGTGAAGCGGCCGGAACTGTACATCTTCGACGACTCGTTTTCGTCGCTGGACACCGCCACGGACGCCCGGCTCCGCCAGGCGCTCAAGCACGACACCTCCGGGGCCACCCTGGTGATCATCGCCCAGCGGGTGTCTAGCATCATCGACGCGGACCAGATCCTGGTGCTCGACGACGGCAGGATCGTCGGGCGCGGAACGCACGGCGAGTTGCTGGAGACGTCCGAGACGTACCGGGAGATCGTGTCCTCGCAGCTGGCGGCGGAGGAGGCGGCATGA